A single Brachybacterium sillae DNA region contains:
- a CDS encoding type II secretion system F family protein, with protein sequence MMAGAALGLMLGIGLFCLWWSAWEREPGARREGHVPALLQNLADDLRTVGLSTVSPMALLGLSAGISLVVLAGVHAFSRALVPSVTLAVICLPLPILVVRGAARRRRVSLREVWPEVVDHMNSAVRAGLSLPEALVQVGQKGPEELRDPFLEFGRDYQVSGDFGSSLDRLKDRLADPVGDRVVEALRVTRDVGGTDLGRLLRTLAAFLREDARTRAELEARQSWTVNASRLALAAPWLVLALMATRPEAAQAYDTAAGAAVIVGGGVVSLVAYRVMRMISRLPQDERVLR encoded by the coding sequence CTGATGGCCGGGGCCGCGCTCGGTCTGATGCTCGGCATCGGTCTGTTCTGTCTGTGGTGGTCGGCCTGGGAGCGCGAACCGGGAGCGCGGCGCGAAGGACACGTCCCGGCGCTTCTGCAGAACCTCGCCGACGATCTGCGCACCGTCGGCCTGTCCACGGTGTCTCCCATGGCCCTGCTCGGGCTGAGTGCGGGGATCTCCCTGGTGGTCCTGGCGGGCGTGCATGCCTTCTCCCGCGCACTGGTGCCCTCTGTGACGCTCGCCGTGATCTGCCTGCCCCTGCCGATCCTGGTGGTGCGCGGGGCCGCTCGCCGTCGCCGGGTCAGCCTGCGGGAGGTGTGGCCGGAGGTCGTGGACCACATGAACTCCGCGGTCCGTGCCGGATTGTCGCTGCCGGAGGCTCTCGTCCAGGTGGGTCAGAAGGGACCGGAGGAGCTGCGGGACCCGTTTCTCGAGTTCGGTCGGGACTACCAGGTCAGTGGCGATTTCGGCAGCTCCCTGGACCGATTGAAGGACCGCCTGGCGGACCCGGTGGGCGACCGCGTGGTGGAGGCCCTGCGCGTGACTCGCGATGTCGGCGGGACGGATCTCGGGCGGTTGCTGCGCACCCTCGCCGCATTTCTGCGCGAGGACGCGCGTACCCGGGCGGAACTCGAGGCCCGGCAGTCGTGGACCGTCAACGCCTCGCGGTTGGCGCTCGCGGCGCCGTGGCTGGTGCTGGCCCTGATGGCCACTCGCCCGGAGGCCGCCCAGGCGTATGACACCGCTGCCGGGGCCGCGGTGATCGTCGGCGGCGGGGTGGTGTCCCTGGTGGCATATCGAGTGATGCGCATGATCTCGCGGCTGCCCCAGGACGAGAGGGTGCTGCGATGA
- a CDS encoding CpaF family protein — MTALEIIEAEARELIRRRGLDTQAGQVDRLVADVVADYEERAEKGAVPPLPDPESAVAEISAKIGGFGPLQEFLDDDSVEEIWINSPSEIFVARSGRSELTPLVLDAAEIRALVERMLVSSGRRLDLSSPFVDALLPDGSRLHVVIPSVTRKHWAVNIRKFVAPAHDLADLVRLGSLDRTAADFLSAAVGSGLNVIVSGSTGAGKTTFLNCLAAAMGPRERVVTIEEVFELDIRLRDVVGMQTRQANLEGTGEISLRRLVREALRMRPSRIIVGEVREAESLDMLIALNSGLPGLATIHANSARDAVTKLCTLPLLAGENVSSRFVVPTVASAIDLVVHLDILPSGQRRVREIAALPGRVEEGVVEIADLFHLEGDRLVRGDGFPPHRERFTRAGHDLRLLLGKAA; from the coding sequence GTGACGGCGCTGGAGATCATCGAGGCGGAGGCCAGGGAGCTGATCCGTCGTCGGGGCCTCGACACGCAGGCGGGGCAGGTCGACCGGCTCGTCGCCGACGTGGTCGCGGACTACGAGGAGCGAGCGGAGAAGGGCGCGGTCCCGCCGCTGCCTGATCCAGAGTCCGCCGTCGCGGAGATCTCCGCGAAGATCGGTGGCTTCGGGCCCCTGCAGGAGTTCCTCGATGACGACTCCGTCGAGGAGATCTGGATCAACTCTCCGTCAGAGATCTTCGTGGCGCGCAGCGGCCGCAGTGAACTGACCCCGCTCGTTCTCGACGCCGCCGAGATCCGCGCTCTCGTGGAACGGATGCTGGTCAGCTCCGGTCGGCGGCTCGACCTCAGCTCCCCCTTCGTCGATGCCCTGCTGCCCGACGGCAGTCGATTGCATGTCGTCATCCCGTCGGTGACCCGGAAGCACTGGGCGGTGAACATCCGGAAGTTCGTCGCCCCGGCGCATGACCTCGCAGACCTCGTCCGCCTCGGCTCCCTGGACCGCACGGCCGCGGACTTCCTCTCGGCGGCCGTCGGATCCGGCCTCAACGTCATCGTCTCCGGCAGCACCGGCGCGGGGAAGACCACCTTCCTCAACTGCCTGGCCGCGGCCATGGGGCCACGGGAGCGGGTGGTGACGATCGAAGAGGTCTTCGAGCTCGACATCCGATTGCGTGACGTCGTTGGCATGCAGACCCGACAGGCGAACCTCGAGGGCACCGGTGAGATCAGCCTGCGCCGTCTGGTCCGTGAGGCGCTGCGCATGCGCCCCAGCCGGATCATCGTCGGGGAGGTCCGCGAAGCGGAATCACTGGACATGCTCATCGCACTCAACAGTGGCCTGCCGGGGCTCGCGACGATCCACGCGAACTCCGCCCGGGATGCGGTCACGAAGCTGTGCACCCTGCCGTTGCTGGCGGGGGAGAACGTCTCGAGTCGCTTCGTGGTGCCCACGGTGGCGAGCGCCATCGATCTGGTCGTGCATCTCGACATCCTTCCCAGCGGGCAACGCCGGGTCCGGGAGATCGCCGCCCTGCCGGGCCGCGTGGAGGAGGGTGTGGTGGAGATCGCCGACCTGTTCCACCTGGAGGGCGACCGGCTGGTGCGGGGCGACGGCTTCCCGCCTCACCGCGAACGTTTCACTCGCGCTGGTCACGACCTGCGCCTGCTGCTGGGGAAGGCCGCCTGA
- a CDS encoding YihY/virulence factor BrkB family protein, which produces MSPSSPSTQAGPRFDDRPENASVPTGGWKYLAKRVFAEFSRDQGTDQAAKLTYYMVLSIAPTLLALFSLTSLLLADMKDQVADLIKQAIASSGIGAQMDAGSAVDSTVDALLGKTGSGTIALIIGIATALWSASAYVKAFSRVSNLIHEVPEGRGMLRNLATMLGVTAVIILGILVMVVSILLNETIVQSILVPLARPLGATEAISFLLDTFLPIWAWVKWPLMLALLMIIVSLLYWATPNVRRPFRLFSPGGIFAVIGIIVALGLLSVYMATIAGYSSYGAIGGLMAVLFALWIINIVLVMGAEVDAEYERVKELAAGRAAEKSLTIGLKDDKGAEKKEKKYENLVDEARELRLQGLNENREEIAAAKQQDERDAADADVEEYRETTGHRPGRADGDDHDPTAETDDPSAARARTETPADPGQAQRATAGATSHADLARTAVDRDAAAHGPRDAAPRRRGLFDRLRRKH; this is translated from the coding sequence ATGTCCCCCAGCTCCCCCTCTACCCAGGCCGGTCCGCGGTTCGACGACCGCCCGGAGAACGCCTCGGTCCCCACCGGCGGCTGGAAGTACCTGGCCAAGCGCGTCTTCGCGGAGTTCTCCCGCGACCAGGGCACCGACCAGGCGGCGAAGCTGACCTACTACATGGTGCTGTCGATCGCGCCGACGCTGCTGGCCCTGTTCTCCCTCACGTCGCTGCTGCTGGCTGACATGAAGGACCAGGTCGCCGACCTCATCAAGCAGGCGATCGCCTCCTCCGGCATCGGTGCTCAGATGGATGCTGGCAGCGCCGTCGATTCGACCGTCGACGCCCTGCTCGGCAAGACCGGCAGCGGTACGATCGCGCTGATCATCGGTATCGCCACTGCTCTGTGGTCGGCTTCCGCGTACGTGAAGGCCTTCAGCCGTGTCTCCAACCTCATCCACGAGGTGCCCGAGGGCCGCGGCATGCTGCGCAATCTCGCCACCATGCTCGGCGTCACCGCCGTGATCATCCTGGGCATCCTGGTGATGGTGGTGTCGATCCTGCTGAACGAGACGATCGTGCAGTCGATCCTCGTGCCGCTGGCCCGACCGCTGGGCGCCACCGAGGCGATCTCCTTCCTCCTGGACACCTTCCTTCCGATCTGGGCCTGGGTGAAGTGGCCGCTGATGCTGGCCCTGCTGATGATCATCGTGTCGCTGCTGTACTGGGCCACCCCGAACGTGCGTCGCCCGTTCCGTCTCTTCTCCCCCGGCGGCATCTTCGCGGTCATCGGCATCATCGTGGCTCTGGGCCTGCTGTCCGTCTACATGGCCACCATCGCTGGGTACTCCAGCTACGGCGCCATCGGCGGCCTGATGGCGGTGCTGTTCGCTCTGTGGATCATCAACATCGTGCTGGTGATGGGGGCGGAAGTCGACGCCGAATACGAGCGGGTGAAGGAGCTCGCGGCCGGTCGCGCCGCCGAGAAGTCCCTCACCATCGGGCTGAAGGACGACAAGGGCGCCGAGAAGAAGGAGAAGAAGTACGAGAATCTCGTGGACGAGGCCCGCGAGCTGCGGTTGCAGGGCCTGAACGAGAACCGCGAGGAGATCGCCGCGGCGAAGCAGCAGGACGAACGCGACGCGGCGGACGCCGACGTCGAGGAGTACCGCGAGACCACCGGACACCGCCCCGGGCGGGCCGACGGCGACGACCACGATCCCACCGCGGAGACGGACGACCCCTCCGCCGCACGAGCCCGCACCGAGACCCCGGCTGATCCCGGCCAGGCCCAGCGCGCCACCGCGGGGGCGACGAGCCATGCGGACCTCGCGCGGACGGCGGTGGACCGTGATGCCGCCGCGCACGGCCCGCGGGATGCCGCGCCGCGTCGCCGCGGCCTGTTCGACCGTCTCCGTCGGAAGCACTGA
- a CDS encoding SOS response-associated peptidase, which translates to MCGRFATVQEIEPLLDDLGAVDLTDGSLRARWNVPPTVPIHVVTETVDDETGEALRALRVARWGLLPPFAKDESFSSRTFNARRETLTQKPSFRGSLGRRRAIVPIAGYYEWQRTASGSRKQPYFITPADGSPLYLAGLVAWWKGPGQHESPAASEDGAWLLTATIITRAANGELAEIHDRTPVMLRRDEVEAWLDPGLDSGAEAQQWILDDAHLLDDATLEVRPVDPRVGRISENDPHLTDRVEPR; encoded by the coding sequence ATGTGCGGGCGCTTCGCCACCGTCCAGGAGATCGAGCCGCTGCTCGACGACCTGGGCGCCGTCGATCTGACCGACGGGAGCCTGCGCGCCCGCTGGAACGTGCCACCGACCGTGCCGATCCACGTCGTCACCGAGACGGTCGACGACGAGACCGGTGAGGCGCTGCGCGCCCTGCGCGTGGCCCGCTGGGGGCTCCTGCCGCCGTTCGCGAAGGACGAGTCGTTCTCGTCGCGCACCTTCAACGCGCGGCGGGAGACCCTCACACAGAAACCGAGCTTCCGGGGGTCCCTCGGTCGGCGGCGCGCGATCGTGCCGATCGCGGGTTACTACGAGTGGCAGCGCACCGCGTCCGGGTCGCGGAAACAGCCGTATTTCATCACTCCCGCCGACGGCTCCCCCCTCTACCTGGCCGGACTGGTGGCCTGGTGGAAGGGCCCGGGGCAGCATGAGAGCCCCGCGGCCAGTGAGGACGGCGCCTGGTTGCTGACGGCCACGATCATCACGCGGGCCGCGAACGGTGAGCTCGCGGAGATCCACGACCGCACTCCGGTGATGCTCCGCCGGGACGAGGTGGAGGCGTGGCTGGATCCCGGGCTGGACTCCGGAGCCGAAGCCCAGCAGTGGATCCTCGATGATGCCCACCTGCTGGACGATGCCACCCTCGAGGTGCGGCCGGTGGATCCGCGCGTCGGCCGGATCAGCGAGAACGACCCACATCTGACGGACCGCGTCGAACCCCGCTGA